Proteins encoded by one window of Streptomyces sp. NBC_01571:
- the pheT gene encoding phenylalanine--tRNA ligase subunit beta, which yields MRVPLSWLREYVDLPATETGRDVQAKLISSGLEVETVEQLGAGLKGPLVVGEVLTIEELEGFKKPIRFCTVDVGTANGTGEPQEIVCGARNFAVGDKVVVVLPGAVLPGDFAIAARKTYGRTSHGMICSGDELGMGDDGSGGIIVLPPEHEVGTDAIELLELVDEVLDIAVTANRGDCLSMRGVARETAIAYGLPLRDPALLDVPAPNAFGYPVQVSEPLGCDRFTARTVTGLSSEARSPIWLRRRLQKAGMRPVSLAVDVTNYVMLELGQPLHAYDRSLIQGTIGVRRAERGERLTTLDGTKRVLDAEDLVITDDRGPIGLAGVMGGADTEIADHEDTTRATSDVVIEAAHFDPVSIARTARRHKLASEASKRFERGVDPQASSAAAQRTVDLLVLLAGGSAEAGVTEVITPSAPHTITAPANHPDKVAGVAYGRETVVRRLQQVGCDVYGQDELIVTVPSWRPDLMAPNDLAEEVIRLEGYENLPSTLPRPPAGRGLTERQRLHRRVGRALAGAGLVETLNYPFLSEDVFDQLGLEADDPNRRVVTLVNPLSDEEPALRTTLLPGLLGALRRNDGRGSHDLALFETGLVFHPRGEQRVASRLPVDRRPTDEEIAALTATLPVQPRHVAVVLTGAREQAGWWGKGRPADWADAVEAARTVAREAGAELVVRAGRYGPWHPGRCAELAVVLDGEERVIGHAGELHPRVLKALNLPGRTCAMELDLDRLEEAGAGVLQAPRISGFPVATQDVALVVDRGVPHAEVEAALREGAGGLLESIRLFDVYESEQLGEDKKSLAYAMRFRAADRTLTVDEASAARDAAVALAGERVGAVLRA from the coding sequence ATGCGGGTCCCGCTTTCTTGGCTGCGGGAGTACGTCGACCTGCCGGCGACGGAGACCGGGCGCGACGTCCAGGCCAAGCTCATCTCGTCCGGCCTCGAGGTCGAGACCGTCGAGCAGCTCGGCGCGGGCCTCAAGGGCCCCCTCGTCGTCGGCGAGGTGCTGACCATCGAGGAGCTGGAGGGCTTCAAGAAGCCCATCCGCTTCTGCACCGTCGACGTCGGCACCGCCAACGGCACCGGTGAGCCCCAGGAGATCGTCTGCGGCGCCCGCAACTTCGCCGTCGGCGACAAGGTCGTCGTGGTCCTGCCGGGCGCCGTCCTGCCCGGCGACTTCGCGATCGCCGCACGCAAGACGTACGGCAGGACGTCGCACGGCATGATCTGCTCCGGCGACGAGCTGGGCATGGGCGACGACGGCAGCGGCGGCATCATCGTCCTGCCGCCCGAGCACGAGGTCGGCACCGACGCCATCGAGCTCCTGGAACTCGTCGACGAGGTCCTGGACATCGCCGTCACCGCCAACCGCGGCGACTGCCTGTCGATGCGCGGTGTCGCCCGCGAGACCGCCATCGCGTACGGGCTGCCCCTGCGCGACCCGGCGCTGCTCGACGTACCGGCCCCGAACGCCTTCGGCTACCCGGTGCAGGTCTCCGAGCCGCTCGGCTGCGACCGCTTCACCGCCCGCACCGTCACCGGCCTGTCCTCCGAGGCACGCTCCCCGATCTGGCTGCGGCGCCGGCTGCAGAAGGCCGGGATGCGTCCCGTCTCGCTCGCCGTCGACGTCACGAACTACGTGATGCTGGAGCTCGGCCAGCCCCTGCACGCGTACGACCGCTCGCTCATCCAGGGGACGATCGGCGTGCGCAGGGCGGAGCGGGGCGAGCGCCTCACCACGCTGGACGGCACCAAGCGGGTCCTCGACGCCGAGGACCTGGTGATCACCGACGACCGCGGGCCCATCGGCCTGGCGGGCGTCATGGGCGGTGCCGACACGGAGATCGCCGACCACGAGGACACCACGCGTGCCACCAGTGACGTCGTGATCGAGGCCGCGCACTTCGACCCGGTCTCCATCGCCCGCACCGCACGCCGTCACAAGCTGGCCTCCGAGGCGTCCAAGCGCTTCGAGCGGGGCGTCGACCCGCAGGCCTCCTCCGCCGCCGCGCAGCGCACCGTGGACCTGCTGGTCCTCCTCGCGGGCGGCAGCGCCGAGGCCGGGGTCACCGAGGTCATCACGCCGTCCGCGCCGCACACCATCACCGCCCCGGCGAACCACCCGGACAAGGTGGCCGGTGTCGCCTACGGCCGCGAGACCGTCGTACGCCGTCTCCAGCAGGTCGGCTGCGACGTCTACGGGCAGGACGAACTGATCGTCACCGTGCCGTCCTGGCGACCCGACCTGATGGCGCCGAACGATCTGGCCGAAGAGGTCATCCGCCTGGAGGGTTACGAGAACCTGCCCTCCACGCTGCCGCGGCCGCCCGCCGGCCGCGGTCTGACCGAGCGCCAGCGGCTGCACCGCCGGGTCGGGCGCGCGCTGGCCGGAGCCGGACTCGTCGAGACCCTGAACTACCCGTTCCTCAGCGAGGACGTCTTCGACCAGCTCGGTCTGGAAGCGGACGACCCGAACCGCCGGGTGGTCACGCTCGTCAACCCGCTGTCCGACGAGGAGCCGGCCCTCCGTACGACGCTGCTGCCGGGCCTGCTCGGCGCGCTGCGCCGCAACGACGGCCGCGGGTCGCACGACCTGGCGCTGTTCGAGACCGGACTGGTCTTCCACCCCCGCGGGGAACAGCGCGTCGCCTCCCGGCTCCCGGTGGACCGGCGTCCCACGGACGAGGAGATCGCGGCGCTCACCGCCACCCTCCCCGTCCAGCCCCGGCACGTCGCGGTCGTCCTCACGGGCGCCCGTGAGCAGGCCGGCTGGTGGGGCAAGGGCCGTCCGGCCGACTGGGCCGACGCGGTGGAGGCGGCACGGACCGTCGCCCGTGAGGCGGGCGCCGAGCTCGTCGTCCGCGCGGGCCGTTACGGGCCGTGGCACCCGGGCCGCTGCGCCGAGCTGGCCGTCGTGCTCGACGGCGAGGAGCGGGTCATCGGTCACGCGGGTGAGCTGCACCCGCGCGTGCTGAAGGCGCTGAACCTGCCCGGGCGCACCTGTGCGATGGAACTCGACCTCGACCGGCTGGAGGAGGCGGGCGCCGGGGTCCTGCAGGCGCCGCGGATCTCCGGGTTCCCGGTCGCCACGCAGGACGTGGCCCTGGTCGTCGACCGAGGCGTTCCGCACGCGGAGGTGGAGGCGGCGCTGCGTGAAGGCGCGGGCGGCCTCCTGGAGTCCATCCGGCTGTTCGACGTCTACGAGAGCGAGCAGCTGGGCGAGGACAAGAAGTCCCTCGCCTACGCGATGCGCTTCCGCGCCGCCGACCGCACCCTGACCGTCGACGAGGCGTCGGCGGCCCGGGACGCGGCGGTGGCCCTCGCGGGCGAGCGGGTCGGGGCGGTGTTGCGGGCCTAG
- the pheS gene encoding phenylalanine--tRNA ligase subunit alpha: MSAPNKSYDPVEVEALKPEEIERMRDEALAAFAAAGDLDALQEAKVAHTGGTSPLALANREIGALPPHAKAAAGKLVGQARGAVNKALTARQTELEAERDARVLVEEAVDVTLPYDRVPAGARHPLTTLSERIEDVFVAMGYEVAEGPEVEAEWFNFDALNIGPDHPARGMQDTFFVKGPKGREEESNIVLRTHTSPVQIRSMLDREPPVYVICPGRVYRSDELDATHTPVFTQVELLAIDEGLTMADLKGTLDHMVQSLFGSDMKTRLRPNFFPFTEPSAEMDMVCYVCRGDSVGNPDRPCRTCSSEGWIELGGCGMVNPRVLVAAGVDPEKYSGFAFGFGIERMLMFRHNVEDMRDMVEGDVRFTRPFGMEI; encoded by the coding sequence ATGTCGGCACCGAATAAGTCGTACGACCCTGTAGAGGTCGAGGCCTTGAAACCGGAAGAGATCGAGCGCATGCGGGACGAGGCGCTCGCCGCCTTCGCCGCCGCCGGTGACCTCGACGCGCTCCAGGAGGCCAAGGTCGCCCACACCGGCGGCACCTCACCGCTGGCCCTCGCCAACCGCGAGATCGGCGCCCTGCCCCCGCACGCCAAGGCCGCCGCCGGCAAACTCGTCGGCCAGGCCCGCGGCGCCGTGAACAAGGCCCTCACCGCCCGCCAGACCGAGCTGGAGGCCGAGCGTGACGCCCGGGTACTGGTCGAGGAGGCGGTGGACGTCACGCTGCCGTACGACCGGGTACCGGCCGGAGCGCGCCACCCCCTGACCACGCTGTCGGAGCGCATCGAGGACGTCTTCGTTGCCATGGGCTACGAGGTCGCCGAGGGCCCCGAGGTCGAGGCCGAGTGGTTCAACTTCGACGCCCTGAACATCGGCCCGGACCACCCGGCGCGCGGTATGCAGGACACCTTCTTCGTGAAGGGCCCCAAGGGCCGCGAAGAGGAGTCGAACATCGTGCTGCGCACCCACACCTCGCCGGTGCAGATCCGCTCGATGCTCGACCGCGAGCCCCCGGTCTACGTGATCTGCCCGGGCCGCGTGTACCGCTCCGACGAGCTGGACGCCACGCACACGCCCGTCTTCACCCAGGTCGAGCTCCTGGCCATCGACGAGGGCCTGACCATGGCCGACCTCAAGGGCACCCTCGACCACATGGTCCAGTCGCTCTTCGGCTCCGACATGAAGACCCGGCTGCGCCCGAACTTCTTCCCGTTCACCGAGCCGTCCGCCGAGATGGACATGGTGTGCTACGTCTGCCGCGGCGACTCCGTCGGCAACCCCGACCGGCCCTGCCGCACCTGCTCCTCCGAGGGCTGGATCGAACTCGGCGGCTGCGGCATGGTCAACCCCCGCGTGCTGGTCGCCGCGGGCGTCGACCCCGAGAAGTACAGCGGATTCGCCTTCGGGTTCGGCATCGAACGGATGCTGATGTTCCGCCACAACGTCGAAGACATGCGAGACATGGTCGAGGGTGACGTCCGGTTCACCCGGCCGTTCGGGATGGAGATCTGA
- a CDS encoding ATP-binding protein, which translates to MGVGTSGANGAPRARDVRDAPAPRGEEQLGAGLGVDPDDLPDGLVVADEHGRVISFNAAAARITAVPASEALGRQLEAALPLEDLEGRRWWQLTDPYGGLAIRVGQPERNLLLPGGREVLVSARYVRGRPTGPVRRVVVSLRDTEARRRTERSHAELIATVAHELRSPLTSVKGFTATLLAKWERFTDDQKKLMLETVDADADRVTRLIAELLDISRIDSGRLEVRRQPVDIGAAVGRHIQAYVTSGQPADRFLLRIEQPLPPLWADPDKIDQVLSNLLENAVRHGEGTVTIDITPSASPREREDEATAATAAHAATSVTVSDEGTGIPEESMNRVFTRFWRGSKRGGTGLGLYIVKGIVEAHGGTITVGRAPGGGAEFRFTLPVSTPAYLL; encoded by the coding sequence ATGGGTGTCGGCACGAGCGGTGCGAACGGCGCACCGCGCGCACGGGACGTGCGCGACGCGCCCGCGCCCCGGGGCGAGGAGCAACTCGGAGCCGGCCTCGGTGTCGACCCCGACGACCTGCCCGACGGACTCGTCGTCGCCGACGAGCACGGCCGGGTGATCTCCTTCAACGCCGCCGCCGCCCGCATCACCGCGGTCCCCGCGTCCGAGGCCCTCGGCCGGCAGCTGGAAGCGGCCCTCCCGCTCGAGGATCTCGAAGGCCGCCGGTGGTGGCAGCTGACCGACCCCTACGGCGGGCTCGCGATCCGCGTCGGCCAGCCCGAACGCAACCTGCTGCTGCCCGGCGGACGCGAGGTCCTGGTCTCCGCGCGGTACGTCCGCGGCCGGCCCACCGGGCCCGTCCGCCGCGTCGTCGTCTCGCTGCGCGACACCGAGGCCCGCCGCCGCACCGAGCGCAGCCACGCCGAACTGATCGCCACGGTCGCCCACGAACTGCGCTCCCCGCTCACCTCCGTCAAGGGTTTCACCGCCACGCTGCTCGCCAAGTGGGAACGCTTCACCGACGACCAGAAGAAGCTGATGCTGGAGACGGTGGACGCCGACGCGGACCGGGTCACCCGCCTCATCGCCGAGCTGCTCGACATCTCCCGCATCGACTCCGGGCGGCTCGAGGTGCGCCGCCAGCCCGTCGACATCGGCGCGGCCGTCGGCCGCCACATCCAGGCCTACGTCACCTCCGGCCAGCCCGCCGACCGTTTCCTGCTGCGCATCGAACAGCCGCTGCCCCCGCTGTGGGCCGACCCGGACAAGATCGACCAGGTGCTCAGCAACCTGCTCGAAAATGCGGTGCGCCACGGCGAGGGAACCGTCACCATTGACATCACGCCCTCGGCGTCCCCGCGGGAGCGGGAGGACGAAGCAACCGCCGCAACCGCCGCGCACGCCGCCACCTCGGTGACCGTGAGCGACGAGGGCACCGGCATCCCGGAGGAATCCATGAACCGCGTCTTCACCCGCTTCTGGCGGGGCAGCAAGCGCGGCGGCACGGGCCTCGGGCTGTACATCGTCAAGGGAATCGTCGAAGCCCACGGCGGTACGATCACGGTCGGCCGCGCCCCCGGCGGCGGCGCCGAGTTCCGATTTACGTTGCCCGTGAGCACCCCGGCGTATCTGCTGTAA
- a CDS encoding RNA methyltransferase, which translates to MPAAPVELISPRSPRVSAARRLARRNFRGKERLFLAEGPQAVREAAAHRVDATPTLVELFATPEAAERYADIVGDAREAGARVHLADEEVIADISTTVTPQGLVGVCRFLDTPFEEILAARPRLVAVLAHVRDPGNAGTVLRCADAAGAEAVVLTDASVDLYNPKAVRASVGSLFHLPVAVGIPVEDAVRGLKAAGVRILAADGAGQDDLDDELDGGTMGGPTAWVFGNEAWGLPEETRALADAVVRVPIHGKAESLNLATAAAVCLYASARAQRASGGCRSVTDG; encoded by the coding sequence ATGCCCGCCGCCCCCGTCGAGCTGATCTCCCCGCGGTCGCCCCGCGTCTCCGCCGCGCGGCGGCTGGCCCGGCGGAACTTCCGGGGCAAGGAGCGGCTGTTCCTCGCCGAGGGCCCGCAGGCGGTGCGCGAGGCGGCGGCCCACCGTGTCGACGCGACCCCCACGCTCGTCGAACTGTTCGCCACCCCCGAAGCCGCGGAGCGCTACGCCGACATCGTCGGGGACGCCCGCGAGGCCGGCGCCCGTGTGCACCTCGCCGACGAGGAGGTGATCGCCGACATCTCGACCACCGTCACCCCGCAGGGCCTCGTCGGCGTCTGCCGGTTCCTCGACACCCCCTTCGAGGAGATCCTCGCGGCACGGCCCAGGCTCGTCGCGGTCCTCGCGCACGTCCGCGACCCCGGGAACGCCGGCACCGTGCTGCGGTGCGCGGACGCCGCGGGTGCCGAGGCCGTCGTCCTCACCGACGCCTCCGTCGACCTGTACAACCCCAAGGCCGTACGGGCCTCCGTGGGATCCCTGTTCCACCTGCCCGTCGCGGTCGGGATCCCGGTCGAGGACGCCGTACGGGGGCTGAAGGCCGCCGGTGTACGGATCCTCGCCGCGGACGGCGCCGGGCAGGACGACCTCGACGACGAGCTCGACGGGGGGACCATGGGCGGCCCCACCGCGTGGGTGTTCGGGAACGAGGCCTGGGGGCTCCCGGAGGAGACGCGCGCGCTGGCCGACGCCGTCGTGCGCGTCCCGATCCACGGAAAGGCCGAGAGTCTGAACCTGGCGACCGCCGCCGCCGTATGTCTCTACGCGTCCGCCCGTGCACAGCGTGCCTCCGGAGGGTGCCGCTCCGTCACTGACGGCTAG
- the rplT gene encoding 50S ribosomal protein L20 translates to MARVKRAVNAHKKRRAILEAASGYRGQRSRLYRKAKEQVTHSLVYNYNDRKKRKGDFRQLWIQRINAAARANGITYNRFIQGLKAANIEVDRKILAELAVNDAGAFAALVEVAQKALPADVNAPKAA, encoded by the coding sequence GTGGCACGCGTCAAGCGGGCAGTCAACGCCCACAAGAAGCGCCGGGCAATCCTCGAAGCCGCCAGCGGCTACCGCGGTCAGCGTTCGCGCCTGTACCGCAAGGCCAAGGAGCAGGTCACCCACTCCCTGGTCTACAACTACAACGACCGCAAGAAGCGCAAGGGCGACTTCCGTCAGCTGTGGATCCAGCGCATCAACGCCGCTGCCCGCGCCAACGGCATCACCTACAACCGCTTCATCCAGGGTCTGAAGGCCGCGAACATCGAGGTCGACCGCAAGATCCTGGCGGAGCTGGCCGTGAACGACGCCGGTGCGTTCGCCGCGCTCGTCGAGGTCGCGCAGAAGGCGCTGCCGGCGGACGTCAACGCGCCGAAGGCCGCGTGA
- the rpmI gene encoding 50S ribosomal protein L35: MPKNKSHSGASKRFKITGSGKVLRERAGKRHLLEHKSSRLTRRLTGNAEMAPGDAKKIKKLLGK, from the coding sequence ATGCCGAAGAACAAGTCGCACAGCGGTGCCAGCAAGCGCTTCAAGATCACCGGCTCCGGCAAGGTGCTCCGTGAGCGCGCCGGCAAGCGCCACCTGCTCGAGCACAAGTCGTCCCGTCTGACGCGGCGCCTGACCGGCAACGCCGAGATGGCCCCGGGCGACGCCAAGAAGATCAAGAAGCTTCTCGGCAAGTGA
- the infC gene encoding translation initiation factor IF-3, translated as MWCYRGGSISTEPRINDRIRVPEVRLVGPSGEQVGIVPLAKALELAQEYDLDLVEVAASARPPVCKLMDYGKFKYESAMKAREARKNQAHTVIKEMKLRPKIDPHDYDTKKGHVVRFLKQGDKVKITIMFRGREQSRPELGYRLLQRLASDVEDLGFVESNPKQDGRNMIMVLGPHKKKTEAMAEAREAQAARKAEAKANPGRSQNAADGEISDTEGETTEGETTEGGITEAETAEAPAEASAEA; from the coding sequence GTGTGGTGCTACCGAGGAGGATCCATCAGCACCGAGCCCCGCATCAACGACCGGATTCGCGTTCCCGAAGTGCGACTTGTCGGTCCCAGCGGCGAGCAGGTCGGGATTGTTCCGCTTGCCAAGGCCCTGGAGCTTGCGCAGGAGTACGACCTCGACCTGGTCGAGGTGGCGGCGAGCGCACGCCCGCCGGTCTGCAAGCTCATGGACTACGGGAAGTTCAAGTACGAGTCGGCCATGAAGGCCCGTGAGGCGCGCAAGAACCAGGCGCACACGGTCATCAAGGAAATGAAGCTCCGGCCGAAGATCGACCCGCACGACTACGACACCAAAAAGGGTCACGTCGTCCGGTTCCTCAAGCAGGGCGACAAGGTCAAGATCACGATCATGTTCCGCGGTCGCGAGCAGTCCAGGCCGGAGCTCGGCTACCGACTGCTGCAGCGTCTGGCTTCGGACGTCGAGGACCTCGGGTTCGTCGAGTCGAACCCGAAGCAGGACGGCCGAAACATGATCATGGTTCTCGGTCCGCACAAGAAGAAGACCGAGGCGATGGCCGAGGCCCGTGAGGCCCAGGCGGCTCGCAAGGCCGAAGCGAAGGCCAACCCCGGTCGCTCGCAGAACGCCGCCGACGGTGAGATTTCCGACACCGAGGGCGAGACCACCGAGGGCGAGACCACCGAGGGTGGGATCACCGAGGCCGAGACCGCCGAGGCCCCGGCCGAGGCTTCCGCCGAGGCCTGA
- a CDS encoding DUF1844 domain-containing protein produces MSDTPPQNPDFDSMTRDIAEVPAVEVLVTVAVNLMSAAAVKLGLTEEGDKYKDLDEARKLIHALAGLLDASATEISSFHASPLRDGLKSLQLAFREASLVPDEPGQGPGEKYTGPVYG; encoded by the coding sequence ATGAGTGACACCCCTCCCCAGAACCCCGACTTCGACAGCATGACCCGCGACATCGCCGAGGTCCCCGCGGTCGAGGTCCTCGTGACGGTCGCGGTCAACCTGATGAGCGCCGCCGCCGTGAAGCTCGGTCTGACCGAGGAGGGCGACAAGTACAAGGACCTCGACGAGGCCCGGAAGCTGATCCACGCGCTGGCCGGACTGCTCGACGCGAGTGCCACCGAGATCAGCTCCTTCCACGCGTCCCCGCTGCGCGACGGCCTGAAGTCGCTCCAGCTGGCGTTCCGCGAGGCGTCCCTGGTCCCGGACGAGCCCGGCCAGGGCCCCGGCGAGAAGTACACGGGCCCCGTCTACGGCTAG
- a CDS encoding SseB family protein — translation MANKNIPDSGFPDDDGSTDPRLSAALAAWAEDRTAVGPVLEALKGARLLVPVVAVLGEVEEDENGLRHEKTSDMAVPTLKAGGRTALPAFTSTETLARWDPAARPVAVPLHQALQAAAHEKADTLVLDLAGPVPYELTGSALLALAEGRTSADPLADPAVVEAVRAAVAAEPAVVRAHLGPGRADGTLALVLDASATPAEAARAVAGRLAADETLRARLVRGLDLALLPAGTTPPGEPLYVRP, via the coding sequence GTGGCGAACAAGAACATTCCCGACTCCGGCTTCCCCGACGACGACGGCTCCACCGATCCCCGGCTGAGCGCGGCGCTCGCGGCCTGGGCCGAGGACCGCACCGCCGTGGGCCCGGTCCTGGAGGCGCTCAAGGGCGCCCGGCTGCTGGTGCCCGTCGTGGCCGTCCTCGGCGAGGTGGAGGAGGACGAGAACGGACTGCGCCACGAGAAGACCAGCGACATGGCGGTGCCGACCCTGAAGGCCGGAGGCCGTACGGCCCTGCCCGCCTTCACGTCCACCGAGACGCTGGCCCGCTGGGACCCCGCGGCGCGCCCGGTCGCCGTACCCCTGCACCAGGCCCTGCAGGCCGCCGCGCACGAGAAGGCCGACACGCTCGTCCTCGACCTGGCCGGCCCCGTCCCCTACGAGCTGACCGGGTCCGCGCTGCTGGCCCTCGCCGAAGGGCGCACTTCGGCGGACCCGCTCGCCGATCCCGCCGTGGTCGAGGCGGTACGCGCCGCCGTGGCCGCCGAGCCCGCCGTCGTGCGTGCCCACCTCGGCCCCGGCCGGGCGGACGGCACCCTCGCGCTCGTCCTGGACGCCTCCGCGACACCGGCCGAGGCCGCCCGGGCGGTCGCGGGCCGGCTGGCCGCCGACGAGACACTGAGGGCCCGCCTGGTGCGCGGCCTCGACCTGGCACTGCTGCCGGCCGGGACGACGCCACCCGGCGAGCCCCTGTACGTACGTCCGTAG
- a CDS encoding serine hydrolase has product MAPHRARRRRARPSSGRRTVLYAVVASAVLVGGTAAGTVYVKAQAHDGGGLVSSSSAASGASPTASEPTSGEASVEPVTEPSVDRTALLTKGMGAVTVPPGAKVSVAVLDLDSGESAAYGAGSFDTASIVKVDILATLLLQAQDADRRLTAQEKTYATAMITDSDNASASALWDTIGQAHGLDAANDRFGLNGTAGGDGALWGLTRTTAPDQLALLQQVFGDDSQLTEASRTYLQGLMGEIAADQRWGVSAAADGSGWALKNGWLPRSTTGLWDVNSIGRITAAGHRYLVAALTDGNSTKAKGISLVEAAARAAVSAFSAT; this is encoded by the coding sequence ATGGCCCCTCACAGAGCTCGTCGGCGGCGCGCCCGCCCCTCCTCCGGACGAAGGACCGTCCTGTACGCGGTGGTGGCGTCCGCCGTGCTCGTCGGCGGTACCGCGGCCGGAACCGTGTACGTGAAGGCACAGGCGCACGACGGCGGTGGCCTCGTATCCTCCTCCTCGGCGGCGTCCGGCGCGTCGCCGACGGCATCGGAACCGACGAGCGGGGAGGCCTCGGTGGAACCCGTCACGGAGCCCTCGGTGGACCGCACCGCGCTGCTCACCAAGGGGATGGGGGCCGTGACCGTGCCGCCCGGCGCCAAGGTGTCCGTCGCGGTGCTCGACCTCGACTCCGGGGAGAGCGCCGCGTACGGCGCGGGAAGCTTCGACACGGCGAGCATCGTCAAGGTCGACATCCTGGCGACGCTGTTGCTCCAGGCGCAGGACGCGGACCGGCGTCTGACGGCTCAGGAGAAGACGTACGCCACCGCGATGATCACCGACAGTGACAACGCGTCAGCGTCCGCCCTGTGGGACACCATCGGGCAGGCGCACGGTCTCGACGCGGCGAACGACCGCTTCGGCCTGAACGGCACCGCGGGCGGGGACGGCGCGCTGTGGGGGCTGACCCGGACCACGGCCCCGGATCAACTGGCCCTGCTCCAGCAGGTGTTCGGGGACGACTCGCAGCTCACCGAGGCTTCGCGGACGTATCTCCAGGGGCTCATGGGCGAGATCGCCGCCGACCAGCGGTGGGGGGTCTCGGCCGCGGCCGACGGATCCGGGTGGGCCCTGAAGAACGGGTGGCTGCCGCGCAGCACGACGGGGCTGTGGGACGTCAACAGCATCGGGCGGATCACCGCCGCCGGCCACCGCTATCTGGTGGCGGCCCTGACCGACGGCAACTCGACCAAGGCGAAGGGGATTTCGCTGGTGGAGGCGGCGGCACGGGCGGCGGTCTCCGCGTTCTCCGCCACCTGA
- the mycP gene encoding type VII secretion-associated serine protease mycosin, translated as MTRTPTRRAALLGVLLAASLALLPSTTAYADGIRAQQWALDAMHTQQAWRTTKGSGITVAVLDTGVDDQHPDLAGNVLPGKDMVGFGAHRGDRAWARHGTAMAGIIAGHGHGAGRGDGVLGIAPEAKILPVRVILEDGDSSRTRARSTRGNALAEGIRWAADHGADVINLSLGDDSKSAHPEPAEDAAVQYALRKGAAVVASAGNGGEKGDHISYPAAYPGVIAAAAVDRYGTHASFSTRRWYATVSAPGVDVVIADPDDRYYEGWGTSAASAFVSGAVALIKAAHPGLSPAQIKKLLEDTARNAPDGGRDDSRGFGFIDPAAAIQAAGRLKGEDLHPAAYGRKYFGAGPDAPREDHEASGWVGPVAGGAGVVLLAAAVLLWRGHGTGAPLQGLRRRSRGRG; from the coding sequence ATGACCCGCACCCCCACCCGCCGGGCCGCACTCCTCGGTGTCCTGCTGGCCGCCTCCCTCGCGCTGCTCCCGTCCACCACCGCGTACGCCGACGGCATACGGGCCCAGCAGTGGGCCCTCGACGCCATGCACACCCAGCAGGCCTGGCGCACGACCAAGGGCAGCGGCATCACCGTCGCGGTCCTCGACACGGGCGTCGACGACCAGCACCCTGACCTGGCCGGCAACGTACTCCCCGGCAAGGACATGGTCGGCTTCGGAGCACACCGCGGTGACCGCGCGTGGGCCCGGCACGGCACCGCCATGGCGGGGATCATCGCGGGTCACGGACACGGCGCGGGCCGAGGTGACGGCGTCCTCGGCATCGCACCCGAGGCGAAGATCCTCCCCGTCCGCGTCATCCTCGAGGACGGCGACTCCTCCCGTACGAGAGCACGCAGCACCCGCGGCAACGCCCTCGCCGAGGGCATCCGCTGGGCCGCCGACCACGGCGCCGACGTCATCAACCTCTCCCTCGGCGACGACTCCAAGTCCGCCCACCCCGAGCCCGCCGAGGACGCCGCCGTCCAGTACGCCCTGAGGAAGGGCGCCGCCGTGGTCGCCTCGGCCGGCAACGGCGGCGAGAAGGGCGACCACATCTCCTACCCGGCGGCCTACCCGGGCGTGATCGCCGCCGCGGCCGTCGACCGGTACGGCACCCACGCCTCGTTCTCCACCCGCCGCTGGTACGCCACCGTCAGCGCTCCCGGTGTCGACGTCGTCATCGCCGACCCGGACGACAGGTACTACGAGGGCTGGGGCACCAGTGCCGCCTCCGCCTTCGTCTCCGGCGCGGTCGCGCTCATCAAGGCGGCCCACCCGGGCCTTTCCCCGGCGCAGATCAAGAAGCTCCTGGAGGACACCGCCCGGAACGCTCCCGACGGCGGGCGTGACGACTCCCGCGGCTTCGGCTTCATCGACCCCGCGGCCGCCATCCAGGCGGCCGGGCGGCTCAAGGGGGAGGACCTGCACCCGGCGGCGTACGGCCGGAAGTACTTCGGCGCGGGCCCCGACGCACCCCGGGAGGACCACGAGGCCTCCGGCTGGGTGGGCCCGGTCGCGGGCGGGGCGGGCGTGGTCCTGCTGGCCGCCGCGGTGCTGCTGTGGAGAGGCCACGGGACCGGGGCACCGCTCCAGGGACTGCGGCGCCGCTCCAGGGGCCGGGGCTGA